AGCGGTATCCATTACCTCTGTAATTATTCCTAGTCCCGATGCTTCTCGTGCTGCTGCCAGTAAACCCAAAGCGCTTTCGCCGTGGCCTTGGAAGGAGTAAGGGGATGTGCGAGGCTTGTACGCCCCACCCCGAAGAAACTTAGCTCCGGCTGCCTTGACTCGCTGTGCCGTTTCTACAATCATAGACTCGTTTTCTACCGAGCAGGGACCCGCGACCATTACAACAGGTTGATTTTCCCCAAAAGTAACAGTACCATTGGGGGTCGGCACAGTAACTTCGCTGGCTTCGCCATAGCGATATTCCCGGCTGACTCGCTTGAAGGGTTTTTCGACTCGCAGAACTTGATCGATCCAAGGACTGATTTCCTGCACCAGTAGGGGATCGAAATGCGCTGTATCCCCAATCATGCCGATCACGACTTGATGCTTGCCAGTAATTTTTTCTGGCGTTACCTTCCAAATGTTACTCAGTTCTGAGCAAATACGATTAATTTCTTGTTCAGGAGTACCGGATTTAACGACAACGATCATGTTTGGATTCCTCTTGCTTATTCTTTAAATTCAGTGCGCTCTAACGCAATTCAATTTTTGGGTCTTTATTTACCTGAGAAATTGAGCTAGCTCCTCCAACTTTCTCCAGGCTTCCCCACTTTGCAAAACTTCTTGAGCTTGAGCAAAACCCCGTGCAAAGGTATCAGAGTTAGGCTCACCAGCAACGACTTCGCCTACATAGAGGGCCAAAGCAGCGTTTAAAGAAACGACATTCTGTTGTGCCTGAGTGCCGCTACCTTGAAGCACGGCCTTGAGAATGTCCGCGTTTTCCTGTACGTCACCGCCTTGTAGAGCAGCCGTAGGAGCGCTTTTAATCCCGAGTTCTTGTGGGTCTAATTCAATAAGACGGACTTGGTCAGTCGCGATCGCGAGATCGCTAATATCTGCTAGTCCTGCTTCATCTAATCTTTCTCGACCGTGAACCACAACCGCTCTGGTTCCCAGTTGAGATAAAACGTCTGCAAACGTTTCTACCAATGCCGGATCGCTAACGCCAATCACTTGTCCGGTCGGTTGGAGAGGATTGACAAGCGGACCGAGCAAATTAAAAATGGTGCGGACCTTTAGGGTTTTTCGCAGGGGAGCGACCGCCTTAAGCGCTGGGTGCCAGCCCGGAGCAAACAGAAACGTAATGCCGACTTCTTCAACTGCCCTCTGAACTTTTTCTGGCTCAGCCTTAAGATTCACGCCCAGAGCTTCCAGGACATCTGCTGAGCCAGTTTTACTCGAGGCGGAGCGATTACCATGCTTAGCCACCTTAAGACCGGACGCTGCTGCCACAAAAGCAACCGCTGTAGAAATATTGAAGGTGGAAGCTCCATCTCCTCCTGTTCCACAGGTATCAATTAACGGCAAAGTATCCGTTGCAGAGTTTTGGAGTCGGACTGATTGGGAGTGCAAAACTTGGACCATGCCGATCAGTTCTTCGGTAGACGGGCCTTTGGCCTGAAACGCCGCCAGAATAGCCCCTGATAGGACTGGCGGAATTGTTTCTGTCAGCCAACCCTGCATCAAATCTGCGGCTTGGGAAACCGAAAGCGATTGTCTGGCTAGCAATTGTTGCAACAAACTCGACCAAATGGTGGAGTCAGAGGTTAAAGATGGCTTTTGGGCAATGGGAGTTTCTACCATAGGTCTTACGTTCACTACTGATTGTGTTTCTAGTTAGGAGATGAGGGGTAGGGAATGCCCATGCGAGCGCAAAGCTGTCCTCTATTTCTTAGTTTGATCCCAGAATTGGGCAACTGTTTGCACATCTTTATCGCCGCGCCCGGAACAGTTAATAACGATGCGAGGACTTCCTTCTAACTGCGGGCAGAGGGTTTCTAAATAAGCAAAGGCATGAGCGGTTTCTAAAGCCGGGATAATTCCCTCTAGCCGAGACAGACGCTCAAAAGCCTCTAGCGCTTGCTTGTCAGTGACGCTGTAATATTCAGCCCGTCCGCTATCTTTCAGGTAACTATGTTCGGGTCCAACGCCTGGATAGTCTAGTCCAGCGCTAATCGAGTGTGCCTCGATTACTTGACCCTCATCGCTTTGAAGGAGATAGCTCATGGCACCGTGCAAAATGCCAACTCGCCCTCTGGTTAGGGTCGCGGCATGCTTTTCTGTTTCAATGCCTTCCCCGGCTGCCTCAACGCCGATGAGACGCACTCCCGGTTCGTTGACAAATTCGTGGAAGAGTCCAATCGCATTAGAACCGCCGCCGACGCAGGCTAATAAAATATCCGGCAATTTTCCCCATTTTTCTTCTGTCTGAGCGCGGGTTTCTGTACCGATAATGGCGTGGAACTCCCGAACCAATTGAGGATAGGGGTGCGGTCCAGCAACGGAACCAAGGATGTAGTGAGTATTTTCTACATTGGTTACCCAGTCGCGGATTGCCTCGGAAGTAGCATCTTTAAGCGTTCCTGTGCCTGCCTCTACAGGAGTTACGGTTGCGCCCATCAGCTTCATGCGGAATACGTTGAGTGCCTGGCGCTCCATGTCGTGGATGCCCATGTAGACAAGGCACTCTAACCCAAACCGGGCGCAGGCGGTGGCAGTAGCGACTCCGTGCTGTCCAGCTCCGGTTTCCGCAATAATGCGCTCCTTACCCATGCGTTTAGCTAGAAGGACCTGGGCGATGGCATTGTTGATTTTATGAGCCCCTGTGTGGTTTAAGTCTTCGCGCTTGAGATAGATTTGGGGTCCGCTGCCATCTGGTTTAGCGTAGTGAGCGCTGAGTCGCTCGGCAAAGTAAAGCGGACTGGGACGACCCACGTAGTCTTGTAGGAGGTGTTGTAGTTCTGCGTTAAAGCTCGGATCGTCGCGATACTGCTTAAACGCAGTTTCTAGCTCGGCAAGAGCAGGCATCAGCGTTTCCGGCACGTACTTACCGCCGAACTGTCCGAATCGACCCATTGCATCGGGATAAAGTTGTGATGTTGCAGTTTCAATATCTTGCGTACTAACCATTTTTGATCCTCTAATTTGTGTGTAAAAAAATTATGAGTAAGAGACCTATGTGCATGAAAGGGGAGGCTTGGCATCAAGGAAACCAAAGCTTCTAGGCGGAAACGACTTGCTTTTCTGGAGCAACCGCCGCTTTCAGTTCTTGACACAGAGACTCAATTCCCTGCAAGCCTTCACTTGGCGTGTCCTGAGCCAACCGTTTAACGAAAGCACTACCAACAATGATCCCATCGGCTCCCCAGTCCTTAACCTGACGAGCCTGTTCGCTACTAGAGATCCCAAAGCCAACACCGATTGGTTTATCGGTTATTTGGCGCATCTGCTCTAGGGAGTCTTTAACCTTTCCCTGGACTTGCGACCGCACGCCCGTAACGCCCGTAACGCTGACTAAATAGATGAATCCCTGAGATTTTTGGGCAATCTTTTCGATCCGCTCTTTAGAAGAGGTGGGAGCAACTAACAAAATAACTTCAACGCCGGCGCTGGCAGCCATTTCTAGTAGCTCAGCAGACTCGTCGATTGGGAGATCGGGAACGACCAATCCCTTTACTCCCACTTGGGAGATTTGCTCCATAAACGGCTTGATACCCCGGTTCAGAATTGGGTTGTAGTAAGTAAAGAGTATTATGGGGGCCTGTAGGTTAGGACTCACAGACTCGACCAGTTTTAGCACCTGCTCGAGGTTAACGCCTTTCTTTAAAGCGCGGGTAGCGGCTGCTTGAATCACCGGTCCGTCGGCTAGCGGGTCTGAGTAAGGAACCCCTAGCTCAATTAGGTCAGCTCCATTGCGGTCTAATACCTGTAACGCCTCGGCTGTCGTTGCCAGGTCTGGATCGCCAGCGGTAATAAAGGGAATGAGAGCGCACTGCTGGCGCGATCGCAACGTTTGAAACTGTTGAGAAATTGAAGTCATTTGTATGATGAGTTGCTGTTAGTTGTTAATTTCAATATTGATTAACGCCTGCAGAAATGAATTAAGATTGAATTCCTGCATCTTGAACAATGGCGGTACGATTGGGTTACTTACTGTACTGCCTCCTTTTCTTCGTTCAGAATTTTGCGAACAGCCTGCTCTATATCCGGCTGCTTGACTAAAGACTCGCCAATCAGAACAGCCTGCGCTCC
Above is a window of Cyanobacteria bacterium GSL.Bin1 DNA encoding:
- the aroF gene encoding 3-deoxy-7-phosphoheptulonate synthase; the protein is MIVVVKSGTPEQEINRICSELSNIWKVTPEKITGKHQVVIGMIGDTAHFDPLLVQEISPWIDQVLRVEKPFKRVSREYRYGEASEVTVPTPNGTVTFGENQPVVMVAGPCSVENESMIVETAQRVKAAGAKFLRGGAYKPRTSPYSFQGHGESALGLLAAAREASGLGIITEVMDTADIDKVAEVADVLQIGARNMQNFSLLKKVGAQDKPVLLKRGVAATIDDWLMAAEYILAAGNANVILCERGIRTFDRRYTRNTLDLSVVPVLRSLTHLPIMIDPSHGTGVSTLVPTMAKAAIAAGTDALMIEVHPNPAKALSDGPQCLTPDRFDQLTQELAIVSQAVDRGEQLVAELV
- the trpD gene encoding anthranilate phosphoribosyltransferase, translating into MVETPIAQKPSLTSDSTIWSSLLQQLLARQSLSVSQAADLMQGWLTETIPPVLSGAILAAFQAKGPSTEELIGMVQVLHSQSVRLQNSATDTLPLIDTCGTGGDGASTFNISTAVAFVAAASGLKVAKHGNRSASSKTGSADVLEALGVNLKAEPEKVQRAVEEVGITFLFAPGWHPALKAVAPLRKTLKVRTIFNLLGPLVNPLQPTGQVIGVSDPALVETFADVLSQLGTRAVVVHGRERLDEAGLADISDLAIATDQVRLIELDPQELGIKSAPTAALQGGDVQENADILKAVLQGSGTQAQQNVVSLNAALALYVGEVVAGEPNSDTFARGFAQAQEVLQSGEAWRKLEELAQFLR
- the trpB gene encoding tryptophan synthase subunit beta; its protein translation is MVSTQDIETATSQLYPDAMGRFGQFGGKYVPETLMPALAELETAFKQYRDDPSFNAELQHLLQDYVGRPSPLYFAERLSAHYAKPDGSGPQIYLKREDLNHTGAHKINNAIAQVLLAKRMGKERIIAETGAGQHGVATATACARFGLECLVYMGIHDMERQALNVFRMKLMGATVTPVEAGTGTLKDATSEAIRDWVTNVENTHYILGSVAGPHPYPQLVREFHAIIGTETRAQTEEKWGKLPDILLACVGGGSNAIGLFHEFVNEPGVRLIGVEAAGEGIETEKHAATLTRGRVGILHGAMSYLLQSDEGQVIEAHSISAGLDYPGVGPEHSYLKDSGRAEYYSVTDKQALEAFERLSRLEGIIPALETAHAFAYLETLCPQLEGSPRIVINCSGRGDKDVQTVAQFWDQTKK
- the trpA gene encoding tryptophan synthase subunit alpha, whose protein sequence is MTSISQQFQTLRSRQQCALIPFITAGDPDLATTAEALQVLDRNGADLIELGVPYSDPLADGPVIQAAATRALKKGVNLEQVLKLVESVSPNLQAPIILFTYYNPILNRGIKPFMEQISQVGVKGLVVPDLPIDESAELLEMAASAGVEVILLVAPTSSKERIEKIAQKSQGFIYLVSVTGVTGVRSQVQGKVKDSLEQMRQITDKPIGVGFGISSSEQARQVKDWGADGIIVGSAFVKRLAQDTPSEGLQGIESLCQELKAAVAPEKQVVSA